A part of Pararoseomonas sp. SCSIO 73927 genomic DNA contains:
- a CDS encoding glycosyl hydrolase family 28-related protein — protein MPDSKISDLPAATSFADTDITPVVQGVGGAAETRRATFAQFRSTVMADRPLHVRDYGAAGNGTTDDTAPFQAALNAAAGAGGGVVLLGPRRYLIDSAELVIPPNVTLQGGCDPGGWRINNDYSAVPYSIILNPARTIRLRRNSALEQVAVIRKGFVPPSSVREALDCAAAFAGTAVSIGDGSTGSSTTNATDASVRNLLIIGFTWGVYSNGASRTRIRDVVGDCTNGLYLGRSFDIGQNERINWHPLATTGRTFAATTWAVTGCANNGAGLVRLTTGAAHELRAGDVVFVSGVGGVAGANGRFTVAAVPNATTLDLAGSAFAGAYAGGGTVNPTVNHRRGKAFWITTADMPNFVNCFEYGHDIGWHLDDATHSAQFVNCGVDGVNTDPGTIGVQMTGVCYRNKWYGGFWSSKGRPLVVNSQSADQNVVAGVMLPAGTGNSVEVIDGALVLMGCDLYGSAYLYDGADSLQILGCDMKNATVAGQSVAAMQKVQISGTRMSNAVGVARSIGGQSELAAISASGAIETRLSARADGVVAVHRRGGSSGAMLRLHGSSDAAAAAISVAGTDLYLQGDAALNPNPSYILGNAGMTQPLTLRLRRLSASPAANDRVFSLEGTGLNSAAAEVTFGRVATVAESVAAGAEAGALVFETRAGGAVTERMRIASSGAVTLGGTLTLAADPAAPMQAATRNYVDNSYVARPMPIVVTASATVLHFAGYNARMVIANPGATLSLDWAGTGNGFACMVVNRTGANLAIAIGGFSAGIVNPDGYTKVRAGAVASLLVYSPDGGATRFCQLTGGGAA, from the coding sequence ATGCCCGACAGCAAGATCAGCGACCTTCCCGCCGCCACCTCCTTCGCCGACACCGACATCACCCCCGTGGTGCAGGGCGTGGGGGGCGCGGCGGAGACGCGGCGCGCCACCTTCGCCCAGTTCCGCTCCACCGTGATGGCCGACCGGCCGCTGCACGTGCGCGACTACGGCGCCGCGGGCAATGGCACCACGGACGACACGGCCCCCTTCCAGGCGGCACTGAACGCGGCGGCCGGCGCCGGGGGCGGCGTCGTCCTGCTCGGCCCGCGCCGCTACCTCATCGACAGCGCGGAGCTGGTCATCCCGCCCAATGTCACGCTGCAGGGCGGCTGCGACCCGGGTGGGTGGCGCATCAACAACGACTACAGCGCCGTGCCCTACTCCATCATCCTGAACCCCGCGCGCACCATCCGCCTGCGGCGCAACTCGGCGCTGGAACAGGTGGCGGTCATCCGCAAGGGCTTCGTCCCCCCCTCCTCCGTGCGGGAGGCGCTGGACTGCGCGGCCGCCTTCGCCGGCACGGCCGTGAGCATCGGCGACGGCAGCACGGGCAGCAGCACGACCAACGCGACCGACGCCTCCGTCCGCAACCTGCTGATCATCGGCTTCACCTGGGGCGTGTACAGCAACGGCGCCAGCCGCACGCGCATCCGCGACGTGGTGGGGGACTGCACCAACGGCCTCTACCTCGGCCGGTCCTTCGATATCGGCCAGAACGAGCGCATCAACTGGCACCCGCTGGCCACAACGGGCCGGACCTTCGCCGCCACCACCTGGGCGGTCACGGGCTGCGCGAACAACGGCGCCGGCCTCGTGCGGCTGACCACGGGCGCGGCGCACGAGCTGCGGGCGGGGGACGTGGTGTTCGTCAGCGGGGTCGGCGGCGTGGCGGGGGCGAACGGGCGCTTCACCGTGGCGGCCGTGCCGAACGCCACCACGCTGGACCTGGCGGGCAGCGCCTTCGCCGGCGCCTATGCGGGCGGCGGCACCGTCAACCCCACGGTCAACCACCGGCGCGGCAAGGCCTTCTGGATCACTACCGCCGACATGCCGAACTTCGTGAACTGCTTCGAGTACGGGCACGACATCGGCTGGCACCTGGACGACGCGACGCATTCCGCGCAGTTCGTGAACTGCGGCGTGGACGGCGTGAACACCGATCCCGGCACGATCGGCGTGCAGATGACGGGGGTGTGCTACCGCAACAAGTGGTATGGCGGGTTCTGGTCCAGCAAGGGGCGGCCGCTCGTCGTCAACTCCCAGTCGGCGGACCAGAACGTCGTCGCGGGCGTGATGCTGCCGGCCGGCACCGGCAACTCCGTGGAGGTGATCGACGGCGCCCTGGTCCTGATGGGCTGCGACCTCTACGGCTCCGCCTATCTCTACGACGGCGCGGACAGCCTGCAGATCCTGGGCTGCGACATGAAGAACGCGACCGTCGCGGGGCAGAGCGTGGCGGCGATGCAGAAGGTGCAGATCTCCGGCACCCGCATGAGCAACGCGGTGGGCGTGGCGCGCAGCATCGGCGGGCAGTCCGAGCTGGCGGCCATCTCCGCCTCCGGCGCCATCGAGACCCGCCTCTCCGCCCGGGCGGACGGCGTGGTGGCGGTGCACCGGCGGGGCGGCTCCTCCGGCGCCATGCTGCGGCTGCACGGCAGCAGCGACGCGGCGGCGGCGGCGATCAGCGTGGCCGGGACGGACCTGTACCTGCAGGGCGACGCGGCGCTGAACCCGAACCCGAGCTATATCCTCGGCAATGCCGGCATGACGCAGCCGCTGACGCTGCGGCTGCGTCGCCTCTCGGCCAGCCCGGCGGCGAACGACCGCGTCTTCTCGCTGGAGGGCACCGGCCTGAACAGCGCCGCGGCCGAGGTGACCTTCGGGCGCGTGGCGACGGTGGCCGAGAGCGTGGCGGCGGGGGCGGAGGCCGGCGCCCTGGTCTTCGAGACTCGCGCCGGCGGCGCGGTCACGGAGCGGATGCGCATCGCCTCCTCCGGCGCGGTGACGCTGGGGGGCACGCTGACGCTGGCGGCCGACCCGGCCGCGCCGATGCAGGCGGCGACGCGGAACTACGTGGACAACAGCTACGTCGCCCGCCCCATGCCGATCGTGGTCACCGCCTCCGCCACCGTGCTGCACTTCGCCGGGTACAACGCGCGCATGGTGATCGCGAATCCCGGCGCCACGCTCTCGCTGGACTGGGCGGGCACGGGGAACGGCTTCGCCTGCATGGTGGTGAACCGGACGGGCGCGAACCTCGCGATCGCGATCGGCGGCTTCTCCGCCGGGATCGTCAACCCGGACGGCTACACGAAGGTCCGCGCGGGCGCCGTGGCGAGCCTGCTGGTCTACTCGCCGGATGGCGGGGCGACGAGGTTCTGCCAGCTGACGGGGGGAGGAGCCGCCTGA